AGCGGGCTAACACGAAGGTAAAGTTCATTCGTACCTGTCATGCCTGACAAAGTTAATTCGTTATCGTTGTCAAACACGGACGTGGCGGCATGAGACTGCAACACGTTTCCGGCAGAATCCAGCACCTCTAGTTTCGACTGAACGAGACTGACACCTTTGGCGCGAACTCGAAACGTGATTTCGTCGAATCCCGAAACGGGAACGACTTTGAACACGTCTACGTCTTGGCCATCTTTCAGGCTTCCGCGAGCGCGAAGCACTTGTGTGTTCGGTTCGAAGTCAGCCGGCGTCCCTAGCAAGGTCGCAACTTGCATCTCGCCATTATCGACAAGCTCATACGGATCAATACGTTGACCATAGAGGGCTTGAATTGCGGCAATGTCTTCTTCAGCCAAAACACCTTTCGGCACGGTGTACTGACCGAACATCACCGACCAGCTCATGTCATTGTCGTCGATTCCAAGCGTGTTGCCCGACTCGTGCAGGAACAAACTGAAGACATCGCGATCACCATCCTCGATCGTCGCCGGATCCGGTGGCAAGCTATCTTGCCAGTCGTGGAAAGTGAACGTCTCGTTTGAATTCAACAACAGATCGCCGGAATTCGTTCCTGCGATTGCCTGAAAAGGCACACTGCTAGCGACAAGCCCTGTCTGCGGAAAAGCACCGATACGAAACTCTCCAAAGCGAGGATCCCCCACGGTCAGACCGGGCGTTCCGAACCGGACATCAAAGTCATTGCGTAACCCAACATTGAATCCGGAATGGATCGACCAAGTTTGATATGCCCTGAGAAGCAATTCCTGCCACTGCTGCCGATCTGCGACTGGGTCTAATAAAGAAGCGATTTCGTTTTCGCCATGACCAATCGCGACACCGTCTGCGGGAAAGCTGATTGTCAGTTCACGTTCATTCGGCCAAGCTTCACCGAAGGTCGTCAACAACCTTCGTTGTTCCAGCACTTCAAGTCTCACTGATGATTTTCGTTTGATATTCGCCCGGGGGGACATTCGTGCTTCCTAATCTTTAGTAGCCAAAACTTAGGTGTGTATGGAAACGATTGGATTGATCGCTAACGGCGATTTCTTCGAGAACGCTGTGATGCTTCAAGGAATCTGCGAATCGATTCAAACTCTTCGGTGTCTCGGATCGAATCCAGATCAGGATCGGTGTCGATCTTTTCTGCCGGATACCCGTTTTTGACAGCTTCGGCAAGCAACGCGAGTGCACGCTGCCGATTGAATGGGCGTCCGATCACGGCGTGAATACAGGCGGCCTGATAGATAGTCCGAGGCGAATTCGGTGGGTCCATCGCTTTGCGTGCGTATGCTGTGGCGAGATCGAATTTCTCCAAACGCAGGTAAGCAAGGGCCAAGCTGATCAAGACGTTTTCATCGTACGGCTGCACTTCAAGCAGATGCTTGTAGTTTTCAACGGCCTCGATGTAGCGTTCCAAATAAGTAGCCTGTGCCCAGGCAACTTGCAGCAGCAGGAAAGGGCTATCCGGATTCATCTGGAGAGCCTCTTGGAAATCCGCTAACGCCAGTTCGTAGTCCTTGGTCCTGATGCGTGCCTGCGCTCGGGTGAGAAGGTTTTCAGTGTCGATGCACTCAAGTGAGAAGGCTTGTTCATAAGCTTCGTCTGCCTTTTCGTCTTCTTCCAATAGCCGATACGCGCGGCTGACTTGAAGGTGATTTCGAATTCGATCGGGCGCCAGTTTTTTCGCTTGCTGAAAACTTTTGAGCGATGATTCGTACTGTTCCTCATCGCGTTGCAAATATCCAAGGTAGTACCAAGGCGAGGGATTGTCCGGTTCCAGTTCCGCAGCCCGTCGAAAGTCCTGATCGGCAGCGACAGTTTGGCCCAATCGATAGTGACAGCGTCCACGAAGCACACGCAATTCAGCAGAATTCGGTGCACGCTCGATCGACTGCGTGAACGACAGCTTTGCCTCATCGAAGCGATCATTTAGGAACTGTGCTCGCCCCAACATCGTCCATCGCAAGGCACTCGGAACGGTGTCGCGGTCGGCGAGAATCGCCAACATGTCTCTTGCAGAAACGTAGTCGCCGATGGCAAGTAATCGGACGGCGTCTAGGTAGACCTCCGTGTCTGTGTTCGCCGGAACATCATTCGCTTGCAGTGACAGTCGCACCTGTTCTTCAGTGTCACCAAACAACCGAGCCCTCTGTGCTTGAAGATGCAAGCGGGCGCGAGATTGTGAATCGCCATCTAGAAAGTCGGCCAGCGAGATCAAGTGATCCAGCGACTCAAAATCGCTTTCCACAAGACCATCGATCGTCTTTTTTCGCCAGAGTCGAGTCTGCTCTAAAAAGGCCAGATGCGCGATATAGATGAACATCCCATCGCGAGCCTTCTGTTGCTGTGGAAACGGTAGCGATCGTATCAGCCGATCCATCTGATCACGGCTGGAAAGCTCGTGCTCTTCGATTAGATCGAATCCGCGCCGGATCGTTTCGGGTGCATGGCGTCCCGGATCAGCCATTATCTCGGACAGATAACGGCTGGACGCTTCATAGAACATCGCGAACTGGTGCTGACCGCCCAAGCGGTCCATTGTGATCCGGCTATTGCGTAGTGCGATCGAGACCGGACCGACGATACCGAGCAATAAAACACCCGCGACCAACGCCGATAACAGTCGAGGGTGTCGACGTGACCACTTGCGTGCTCGCCACCCCAGCGGTTCGTCTGCTAACTTTAACGCCCGATTGTCCTGCTCTCGAACCAAATCCGAATGCAAGTCATCAGCACTTTGGTAACGAAGCTTTGGATCAAAATGCAAACAGCGATCGATGATCGATCTCAGCCCAGGTGTTACCTGATCCTGTGCAAGCCAACCGGGAGCGGACTTGCGATCAGAAACCGCTGGCGCCAAATCGATCTCAGCGATCGAAGCGGGAGCCGAATAAGGCAAGCGTCCTGTCATGAATTCGAACATCATGACGCCAAGAGAATACAGATCGGACGTCGCGTCCGGCTGCTCTTTGGCCCCCATCAACGCTCGCAACATTTCTGGTGACATGTATGGCAGCGTCCCACCGGCACGACGGTTTGTCTTTTGACCGATCGCTTGGGAAAGGTTGAAATCCAACAGCGCCGGTTCACCATCATTCCGAATGAGAACGTTGCTTGGCTTCAAGTCATTGTGCAAGACGCCCCGGATATGCGCATGTGACAGCGCGTTGGCCAGCCGTGAAAAGATGGACAACGCCAATGCATCGCAATTGAGAGACTTGAACCGGTCCAAGGGACGCGACAAGACCAGATCGTCGGCAGCAGGAACTCGCGAAAACTCCCCCGAAGGCGAATCCTCTTCATCATCGTCACCGACCACCATCACCATCGTGTCTTGGATGCGGGCTTCGACGGTTCCGACAAGACTTTCGCCGCTGCGCTGAGACGCCTCGGTACGGCTAGCCAAAAAATCGGCCAATGTGACGCTGCCCGCATAGGGCATGCAGATCACCGTCCGTGAAAGAACTCGGTGACTCGAATAGATCGGAACGATATTCGTATGCTGAAGCGTCGCCATCCGCTCGGGTTCGGCAAGCGTTTCACTGACGATCTTCAGCACGACAAATCGGTCAGCCAACTCAGATTGGTTTGCCAAATAAACATGGCTGAAAGCACCGGTACCGATTTGTTGCACAAGCTGAAATCCGACCGCAGCTAATTCAGCTTGAAAGGCAGCATCCTCACCGGGACTCTGCTGCAGTTCATCGATTTGAGACCGAATCTGTTTTCGGCGAGCCGACCTGGCCAGATCTTGAAACCAGGGTTCTTGATGGACTCCCGGCAGGTTTTTCCACCGCGCAGCAGAGACGGGATATCCCATTGCAGATCTCGCGCGAAAGTCCTCGAACGCGATTTCAGCAACGCATTCTGGTTGATCACGCAATTGCCCAAAGCGATCGAGGTAATGATCGACTTCGCAAGAATCGCCATTCTCGTAGCGAAGTTCGATATCCACACGAATCAGCTCCGCGATCGCATCATGATCTTGCGACAATCCATATCGTGAAACCAAATCCTCGATCGCCTCGTTAGATTCGAGCGACCACGAGGCTTCGAATTCATCGATCGCTTCATCAACCCTGTCGAAGGTGCCTCGATTAATCATCCGGTGAGCCTAGTCCAATATCAGGGATAACCTGGGCCGGCAAAGTCATGGCCGGCCGAACCAATCCTGTGCTTGGTAGAGCAGTGACGGAGGCACACACCCGCCATACAAACTGGGAATTTTGTAGCGATTGCCAGCCACCACAGACGGCTTGGAGCCAATTCGCAGGTTCCAACCAGACCCTTCTCAACCGCCGACCCGTTCCCCAGCCCATCCCATCGCCGCTTTCAGCACACGGATACACGATCGGAGTGTACGCAAATGAGTGCAATCGAAGCATCAGCGAAATCGCTCGCTTCAGCATCCAGGCCGTAAAGAAGATCAGCCCTCCCGCGACAGCCCCAAACCCAGGCCTGCGTGCTTAGTCAGCGAACTTGGGCAACATGCTTCGACTACAAGCTCGGCCAACCGGGAGAAAGAGATGGCTTCGCAAATACGTTGCCTTGCATATCCGGTGCCTTGCAAACTCGCCATCACTCCGCAAGCAACAACTCTGCCAAGACTTCGCGGCTTCGCTGCAAGCTACGCTCGACGGTTCTCCGACTGCGTCCCGTCTTCTGGTGAATCTCTTCGATGCTATGCCCAGAGATCCGCAACGTCAGAATTTCCTGATCAATCGGACGCAGCAATTCCAGGGACTCACGAATGCAAATCTCCAGGAATTCGATCGATGCTTGATCGATTGACTCCTTCAGCCCGTCGCTCGACGAGTCGAGCGATACATTCCGACTGACGTCACGACGTTGCCGCGTATGATGATTCGCTTGGTTTGTTAATTTGCGAACGGCTACAACGGCTAGAAGATTCCAAAGCGTTGCCCCGGGCGGCGCGTCATAGTTCCCCGACTGCATCCCACGGAACACGCTTTTAAATACTGACTGAACGATGTCCTCTGGCTCAGTCACGACTCCCAGCTTGGTGCCCAACTTCGAACGCACCAACCCGAAAACGCGTCGGGCGTACCGGTCATAAAGAATTGAAGCCGCATGCTCATTACCATCGCGCACCGCTACCACTAAAGACCGATCGGTCGATGTCATGTCAGTCGTTGGCGGGGCAGGATCCACGGCAAACACCGAAAGATTCGTGAGATCTATGCTTTTGCGATCAACGCAATGGATAAGCAATTGCCTTGATTGTCTTCGGCTCCATCCTTCTCACCACAAAATTTATCTGCTCGGCCAAAGCTTTTTTCGCAGATTTTCCGGCACACCTGATAACAAACAGTCCTACAAAGTGCACTGCACACCCCCCAATTTCAGGCTGCGGGTGACAACATCTGTCGCTCAGGTGCTTTGCCGCTTGCGAGAAGAAATCCTCAAAAGCCACTGTCAAAAAAGAAAGCCGGGCACGTCCGCAAAATTCTCTACTACGCGAGTAGAGCTGCCCCATCACGGTGCGTGCCCGGCTTCGTTAGATCGAATCACATCCTCACTTGGATGCCGAAAGGTGAAGCAACACCGAGGTGAACAATCCGCCATCGAAAAAGATCTTTTTTTCAAAGTGCCTGCTGATATCGACCACGCCATGGTCGAACAACGCGCCGTCATCATGCAAACTCGGGGGCCGCTGCAAACCTTCTGCAACAAAACAACGCCATCCCGGAAGGCTGGGGCAATGCCTTCCGAGTGGCGCTGAAGCAGATCCAGACTGGTGGATCGACTTTACATTCGCTGCAAGATTGCACCGACGATTGCTCGGCGAAGCTCGTCGCCGGTAGACAGCTTTTTGGACGTGTAGTGCTTCGAATCATGATGACGCTGGATGTCGGCGCCGACAGGATTGTCAAACCTCCGCGAAGCACTTAGATCGGCAGGCGAACGATGCTCGAACGAATACTGACTACGCAGTTGATTGCCTCGCCCATCATGGCCGATGCTTCCATGCCCACCAAAACTGCTGCCGTTCACCACGCGACCACGATCAGCGTGTGATCGGCTCGAGTGATTTTGAAACTGATAATTCGCCGGTGACAGTGCCGGACGAGACAGCTCGATCGAAATTCCGCCATGATGCGACGGAGCAGCGTGACGCGGATCAAAGCTACTCGTATGACAAACCTCTTCGTGAGCACCACCGGGGAAGTGGACAGCAGCCTGATATTGTTTCATCTCACGATGAAGCTCATTGAATCGTAAGCTCACCAACTGCCAAGACGCATCAAGTCGAGGACAGTAGGGGTACTGACGCCGCTCGAAGAAGATGGACTGCACCTGGAAGTGCAAAATCTTTGTCTCGGAATATCGCGTGATCAATCGATCCGCATTTCGCAAATCGTGTGCGGCCGAACGAAGCCGACTGGTGCTGTCCTCCAAATCGTCGACCAATCGCTCATCGCATCGCTGAACAAAGTCCTCACGTAAAACAACGCGTTCAAAGTCCTTCACCGCATCGCGATAACTTTCAGCCGCACACAACAATGGCGAATCATGCCCCGCCGAAGCAGGACGCGCCATAGCCGTCATGGTGGTGATCGAGGCGATGACGGCGAAAACTCTTGCGATGCGGATCATTTTCTGGACTCCAGTTCTTCAAGTGGTCGCCAACCCATTCTTGAGTCGACGGTGGGATTCGTGTTTCACGCCAAATAAATGCACCGCCCATGCCAAGAACCCGAACCAAACCGCAAACACTTACTATAAAAAGACTTACGAAATTCAACTGATTTCAGACGCCACGACAAGCGCAGTCATTACGACCACCACCGAAACACAACCGACATCGAATCGACAACACACTTGGCTCGCAAGTAGCGACTGAAGCACTGGCGTCAAATCGCTTTCAGCCAGCCCGCGGCGTTTCAGTTTGACCATTTCTCTTGTCACCAAATTGGCTCTACCGCTATCTTTGCAAGCAGCCAATAACATTGCATCAACAGCGAAAAGGAAGTCGCGATGGCAATTCGATTAGACGAACTCAGCCAACTA
This is a stretch of genomic DNA from Stieleria sp. JC731. It encodes these proteins:
- a CDS encoding serine/threonine-protein kinase: MINRGTFDRVDEAIDEFEASWSLESNEAIEDLVSRYGLSQDHDAIAELIRVDIELRYENGDSCEVDHYLDRFGQLRDQPECVAEIAFEDFRARSAMGYPVSAARWKNLPGVHQEPWFQDLARSARRKQIRSQIDELQQSPGEDAAFQAELAAVGFQLVQQIGTGAFSHVYLANQSELADRFVVLKIVSETLAEPERMATLQHTNIVPIYSSHRVLSRTVICMPYAGSVTLADFLASRTEASQRSGESLVGTVEARIQDTMVMVVGDDDEEDSPSGEFSRVPAADDLVLSRPLDRFKSLNCDALALSIFSRLANALSHAHIRGVLHNDLKPSNVLIRNDGEPALLDFNLSQAIGQKTNRRAGGTLPYMSPEMLRALMGAKEQPDATSDLYSLGVMMFEFMTGRLPYSAPASIAEIDLAPAVSDRKSAPGWLAQDQVTPGLRSIIDRCLHFDPKLRYQSADDLHSDLVREQDNRALKLADEPLGWRARKWSRRHPRLLSALVAGVLLLGIVGPVSIALRNSRITMDRLGGQHQFAMFYEASSRYLSEIMADPGRHAPETIRRGFDLIEEHELSSRDQMDRLIRSLPFPQQQKARDGMFIYIAHLAFLEQTRLWRKKTIDGLVESDFESLDHLISLADFLDGDSQSRARLHLQAQRARLFGDTEEQVRLSLQANDVPANTDTEVYLDAVRLLAIGDYVSARDMLAILADRDTVPSALRWTMLGRAQFLNDRFDEAKLSFTQSIERAPNSAELRVLRGRCHYRLGQTVAADQDFRRAAELEPDNPSPWYYLGYLQRDEEQYESSLKSFQQAKKLAPDRIRNHLQVSRAYRLLEEDEKADEAYEQAFSLECIDTENLLTRAQARIRTKDYELALADFQEALQMNPDSPFLLLQVAWAQATYLERYIEAVENYKHLLEVQPYDENVLISLALAYLRLEKFDLATAYARKAMDPPNSPRTIYQAACIHAVIGRPFNRQRALALLAEAVKNGYPAEKIDTDPDLDSIRDTEEFESIRRFLEASQRSRRNRR
- a CDS encoding RNA polymerase sigma factor, which gives rise to MTSTDRSLVVAVRDGNEHAASILYDRYARRVFGLVRSKLGTKLGVVTEPEDIVQSVFKSVFRGMQSGNYDAPPGATLWNLLAVVAVRKLTNQANHHTRQRRDVSRNVSLDSSSDGLKESIDQASIEFLEICIRESLELLRPIDQEILTLRISGHSIEEIHQKTGRSRRTVERSLQRSREVLAELLLAE